Within the Streptomyces vilmorinianum genome, the region CCAGAACGTCGTCGAGCGCGAGCTCGCCAAGGAGGGCAAGTCCCGCCACGACCTGGGTCGCGAGGCGTTCGTCGAGCGCGTCTGGCAGTGGAAGGGCGAGTCCGGCGGGCAGATCTCCGGTCAGATGAGGCGCCTGGGTGACGGCGTCGCCTGGTCCCGTGAGCGCTTCACCATGGACGAGGGGCTCTCCCAGGCTGTCCAGACCATCTTCAAGAAGCTCTACGACGACGAGCTGATCTACCGCGCCGAGCGCATCATCAACTGGTGCCCGCGCTGTCTGACGGCCATCTCGGACATCGAGGTGGAGTACCAGGACGACGACGGCGAGCTCGTCTCCATCACGTACGGCTCCGGTGACACGGAGATCGTCGTCGCCACCACCCGCGCCGAGACCATGCTCGGTGACACGGCCGTCGCCGTCCACCCGGACGACGAGCGGTACAAGCACCTGGTCGGCACCGAGATCGAGCTGCCGCTCACCGGCCGCCGTATCCCCGTCGTCGCCGACGAGCACGTCGACCCCGAGTTCGGCACCGGCGCCGTCAAGGTGACGCCCGCCCATGACCCGAACGACTTCGAGATCGGCCAGCGGCACAACCTGCCGAACATCGCCGTCATGGACGAGCACGCCATCATCACGGCCCACGGACCCTTCCAGGGCCTGGACCGGCTCGAGGCCCGCTCCGCCATCGTCGCCGCGCTGCGCGCCGAGGGCCGGATCGTCGCCGAGAAGCGTCCGTACGTCCACTCCGTCGGCCACTGCTCGCGCTGCAAGACCACCATCGAGCCGCGCCTGTCGATGCAGTGGTGGGTCAAGGTCGGCCCGCTCGCCAAGGCCGCCGGCGACGCGGTCCGCGACGGCAAGGTCAAGATCCACCCGCAGGAGATGGAGAAGCGGTACTTCGACTGGGTCGACAACCTGCACGACTGGTGCATCTCGCGCCAGCTGTGGTGGGGCCACCGCATCCCGGTCTGGTACGGCCCGAACGGCGAGATCGTCTGCGTCGGACCGGACGACGAGGCGCCGACGGGCGAGGGCTGGCACCAGGACACGGACGTCCTGGACACCTGGTTCTCCTCCGGCCTGTGGCCGTTCTCCACGCTCGGCTGGCCGGAGCGGACCGACAGCCTCGCGAAGTTCTACCCGAACTCCGTCCTGGTCACCGGCTACGACATCCTCTTCTTCTGGGTCGCCCGGATGATGATGTTCGGCCTGTACGCGATGGACGGCACCCCGCCGTTCCACACCATCGCCCTGCACGGCATGGTCCGCGACCAGTTCGGCAAGAAGATGTCGAAGTCCTTCGGCAACGCGGTCAACCCGCTGGACTGGATGGACCAGTACGGCTCCGACGCCGTCCGCTTCACCCTGGTCAACGGCGCCAACCCGGGTGTCGACGTCCCGATCGGCGAGGACTGGGTCAAGGCCTCCCGGAACTTCGCCAACAAGATCTGGAACGCGACCCGCTTCGCGCTGATGAACGGCGCGACCGTCGAGGGACCGCTGCCCGAGCCGTCGCAGATGTCCGCCACGGACCGCTGGATCCTCTCCCGGCTCAACAAGACGGTCGCCGAGGTCGACGCGTACTACGACGACTACCAGTTCGCGAAGCTCGCCGACACGCTCTACCACTTCGCGTGG harbors:
- a CDS encoding valine--tRNA ligase, translated to MTENTQQQPAANPELPTQYAPAEVEGKLYERWVERGYFEADEKSDKPPYTIVIPPPNVTGSLHLGHAFEHTLIDALTRRKRMQGYETLWQPGMDHAGIATQNVVERELAKEGKSRHDLGREAFVERVWQWKGESGGQISGQMRRLGDGVAWSRERFTMDEGLSQAVQTIFKKLYDDELIYRAERIINWCPRCLTAISDIEVEYQDDDGELVSITYGSGDTEIVVATTRAETMLGDTAVAVHPDDERYKHLVGTEIELPLTGRRIPVVADEHVDPEFGTGAVKVTPAHDPNDFEIGQRHNLPNIAVMDEHAIITAHGPFQGLDRLEARSAIVAALRAEGRIVAEKRPYVHSVGHCSRCKTTIEPRLSMQWWVKVGPLAKAAGDAVRDGKVKIHPQEMEKRYFDWVDNLHDWCISRQLWWGHRIPVWYGPNGEIVCVGPDDEAPTGEGWHQDTDVLDTWFSSGLWPFSTLGWPERTDSLAKFYPNSVLVTGYDILFFWVARMMMFGLYAMDGTPPFHTIALHGMVRDQFGKKMSKSFGNAVNPLDWMDQYGSDAVRFTLVNGANPGVDVPIGEDWVKASRNFANKIWNATRFALMNGATVEGPLPEPSQMSATDRWILSRLNKTVAEVDAYYDDYQFAKLADTLYHFAWDEVFDWYVELSKTTFFAGGEQAKVSGRVLGEVLDVMLRLLHPVVPFVTETLWTTLTGKESVVIADWPVDSGFRDEVAEKEIELVQQVVTEVRRFRSDQGLQPGQKVPARLELTGTALAPHEAAIRQLLRLQPEGEGFSATASLPVAGATVALDLSGTIDVAAERKRLAKDLAAAEKEKAQANGKLGNEAFLAKAPDNVVEKIRTRLAKADEDIARIQAQLERLPQA